The genomic window AAAATGACCACAATCCGTTAGCGTGGATCCGCGGACTTGAAACGGGGAACGTTACCATCGAAGATGACGTTTGGATCGGACCTTTCTGTGTGATCGACGGGCAATACGATAAGCTTTTTATTGGCCGCGGCGTGAATGTCTCTTCGGGGTGCCAGATAACGACTCACGATACGGTGAAGCGATGTGTAACGGGCCGTCGTTACAGCAATATCGATCATGCTCCGATACGGATCGAGGAATACGTATATATCGGCAGCAACGCGGTCGTGTTAAAAGGAGCTATCATCGGGCACCATTCGGTAATAGCCGCCGGTGCGGTTGTAATGGAGAATGCAGTGATACCGCCGTACAGTCTTGTTGCAGGCGTGCCGGGCGTGGTCAAAAAGAACATTTCTGAAAGTGTTAAGAGTTGGTCAGACGATGAAGATCCCATTCAATAAGCCCTACTTAACTGGTAACGAGACAAAATATATTAGCGATTCGGTCGCCTCGGGCAAGATCTCGGGGGACGGCGGCTTCACGAAAAAGTGTCACGAGTATTTTGAGAAAAGGTACAGATTTAAGAAGTGCCTTCTGACGACAAGCTGTACCGATGCTCTTGAGATGGCGGCGATATTGCTCGACATTCGCGAGGGCGACGAGGTGATCTGTCCCTCATACACATTCGTTTCGACGTCGAATGCGTTCGTGCTTCGCGGAGCTAAGATCATATTTGCGGACAGCGAAGCGGACAGTCCAAATATTGACGCAGAAAAGATCGAGAGCCTTATCACGCCAAAAACCAAGGCGATCGTCGTGGTGCATTACGCCGGCATCGCCTGCAACATGGACAAGGTGATGGAGATCGCGGCGGCCAATGATCTATTTGTTGTCGAAGATGCGGCTCAGGCCGTGGACAGCTTTTTTCGGGACAGGCCGCTCGGGAGCATCGGGCATCTGGCGGCGTTCAGCTTTCACGAGACCAAAAACATTATCAGCGGCGAGGGTGGGATGCTGGTCATCAACGACGATCGGTTTGCGGCGCGGGCGGAGATCATTCGAGAAAAAGGCACCAACCGCAGCCAGTTCTTTCGCGGCGAGGTCGATAAATATGGTTGGGTCGATATCGGTTC from Chloracidobacterium sp. includes these protein-coding regions:
- the rffA gene encoding dTDP-4-amino-4,6-dideoxygalactose transaminase, whose product is MKIPFNKPYLTGNETKYISDSVASGKISGDGGFTKKCHEYFEKRYRFKKCLLTTSCTDALEMAAILLDIREGDEVICPSYTFVSTSNAFVLRGAKIIFADSEADSPNIDAEKIESLITPKTKAIVVVHYAGIACNMDKVMEIAAANDLFVVEDAAQAVDSFFRDRPLGSIGHLAAFSFHETKNIISGEGGMLVINDDRFAARAEIIREKGTNRSQFFRGEVDKYGWVDIGSSFLPSDIVAAFLYAQLENLDKIQDKRKALWNRYNEHLKPLEEARSLTLPRVPENATNNAHMFYIVCNTPDERAELIAMLKENDVQAVFHYLSLHKSEYYRSKYEGEELPNSDKYSDCLVRLPLFYELQEEQVDMIAGLITDFYEDRRRD
- a CDS encoding acyltransferase, encoding MYENDHNPLAWIRGLETGNVTIEDDVWIGPFCVIDGQYDKLFIGRGVNVSSGCQITTHDTVKRCVTGRRYSNIDHAPIRIEEYVYIGSNAVVLKGAIIGHHSVIAAGAVVMENAVIPPYSLVAGVPGVVKKNISESVKSWSDDEDPIQ